The Salvelinus alpinus chromosome 10, SLU_Salpinus.1, whole genome shotgun sequence genome includes the window TCTCTTTAGTTTTCTGGTCATGAAATATGGAACTTAGTGTGGGGGCTGGGATGGGCTGGTTGTAAATAAGGAAGTAGAAGAGAATAGGGGTGGACGTGTTTTAGATCTTGTAGCGTAGAGACAgttgtcttttgtttgaaatGGGCTTTTCCCTTTTACTGACCCGTCTTTCCTGCTAAGAACAATGACAGGGATTCACCTTGTCTTCCTCTTCAAGACTGTTTTCCAAAGTGTGGACTCTTCAATGGATGACTGCCTCACTGAGAGActtcattagaaagcaaattacactAACTGTTCTAAACTGGTTTCATACTCAGTAAGGTTATCTCTGTAACCGCAGTACTATTGTGAGTTAGTGTAAATAGAATGGTCACAAGTCCACTGAAACATTATTGTCCTATTATAAAAGTGTGTATTGCTAATAGTACTTTACTTCTGTAACATTGAAACTGATGGTGACTGTCTGTTCTCAGGCCTATCACACACCCCACGCTCCGACAAATCCGAGATCGCCTTCAACTTGAATGATGTGGAGACCTACTTGGCTTACACTAAGGCCATGCGAGAGTTCCTGGTTATGTACGACGACGACAAACAGCGGGACCAGATGAAATACGAGGATTGTGGAGGTACAGGAAGTGTTCCATTctgctctctaccccctcccccgaCCCCCTAGTCCTACCCCCTGCCATGACACAGACCTAAGAGGTGCTCTGTGTGGTGGAAGCTCTACTTAGATGGAGGTGGTACCATCGTCTTTCTAGCCTTTTGCTCTATCGAATCCTTCCTGACGTTCTAACATCAGGTGGGATAGGAACTAAGTGGCCGGGACATGGAATGGAATTGTGTATTGACTTCTTCAGAGAAGGTGTTTTTTTGTAATTTGTTTTTGATGAATTAGTTGAAGCGAGCAGCTGTGGCTTCCTGTGCTCAGTTGTTTATTTGTGATTTCTCCTCCTGCCTTCAGAGCAACCGGATGACTATAAGAACCGTGGCGACCTGGAGAGTGATGTGGGGATCAGGAAGGCCTGTCGCTTCCAGAGGAGCTGGCTTGGGCCTTGCTCCGGCATGGACGACAGAGACTTCGGCTTCAAGGAAGGAAAACCCTGCCTGATCGTCAAGCTCAACAGGATCGTCAACTTCAGGCCAAGGGTAAATATCCTCAGGACATAGCTTTCAGGCCTTATCAACCAGGACATATGAAAAGTTGACCTCACTTCACTTTGATATTTCCAGTGGCCCCTGGTTGTTAGTTCATGCATATTTCCCCCAAAGTAGTAGTACATTATTGAATACAAAATCTACATAAACTTTCTTAGGTAAAAGTGTTACTGTTTTTTGCCTCCTCGCTCACTGTGTACCTGTCCTCCATTCTTTCAGCCCCCCAGCTCCAATGAAAGCATCCCTGAGGGAGCCCAGACCAAGGTCCAGCCCAACGTCATGCCCATCTTCTGTACCAACAAGGTACGCCAGACATAGAATTAGATGGAACCACATCGAATCACAATTGATAATTTCAATATCGGTTGACAGTAGTCAGTAAAGCAACATTGAAGCCTAAGggaatgttgacttgaatgggaatgttCATTCTAGCAATTCTAGAATTGCTTTCGAGGAATAGTCCCCATTCCGTCAGTAAACCAGCTATTATAAATGTGTTTCTGGGTGAAGGTCAGACGTCAGAATGACCAAAATAGCACCGTCTTTCTCCTTTTGACTCTCTCACCCAATCTCTTTGCAGAGAGAGGAGGACGCCGGTAAGATCGGTGAGGTGAAGTACTACGGCATTGGTG containing:
- the LOC139532549 gene encoding LOW QUALITY PROTEIN: sodium/potassium-transporting ATPase subunit beta-233-like (The sequence of the model RefSeq protein was modified relative to this genomic sequence to represent the inferred CDS: deleted 1 base in 1 codon), which gives rise to MSSNKDDGGWKKFIWDSDKGEFCGRTGGSWFKILGFYLIFYAFLAGVFIGTIQALLLTLSNYKPTWQDRVAPPGLSHTPRSDKSEIAFNLNDVETYLAYTKAMREFLVMYDDDKQRDQMKYEDCGEQPDDYKNRGDLESDVGIRKACRFQRSWLGPCSGMDDRDFGFKEGKPCLIVKLNRIVNFRPRPPSSNESIPEGAQTKVQPNVMPIFCTNKREEDAGKIGEVKYYGIGEGFPLQYYPYYGKLLHPQYLQPLVALQFVNLTMNTELRIECRAYGENIGYSEKDKFQGKFDVKFTVTNL